In Anabrus simplex isolate iqAnaSimp1 chromosome 12, ASM4041472v1, whole genome shotgun sequence, a genomic segment contains:
- the LOC136884536 gene encoding zinc finger protein 892 isoform X3, producing the protein MRLSDYKSHPSELVIGAAGKLEPHSDDDEVQALTLDEIAAGRYSEGSRTLSSSAHRGRWTGWTMSGEILAAPERSESPSECLECGEVCSNGDDLMLHLRTHPNTLYKCRECGRSFSGRGSLNKHIRTHTGETPFACPVCGRSFSESGNLTKHIRTHTGETPYKCNLCGRSFSESGSLSRHLRTHSGETPHKCEECGRSFSERSSLSRHLRTHRGETPYECAACSRSFSHGDNLTRHLRTHTGREPSYKCGECGLCFSECVGLTKHLRLHTAETPYKCQMCGKTFSVRSSLIMHLKNHSGQFVFKRDEQGRVVSN; encoded by the exons AGCCACCCGTCAGAACTGGTTATCGGTGCGGCAGGGAAACTGGAGCCACACTCGGACGACGATGAG GTTCAAGCATTAACACTGGACGAAATAGCAGCCGGGAGGTACAGCGAAGGAAGTCG CACGTTATCAAGTTCTGCTCATCGGGGAAGGTGGACGGGCTGGACAATGTCGGGGGAGATCCTCGCCGCGCCGGAACGTTCCGAGAGCCCGAGTGAGTGTCTGGAGTGTGGAGAGGTGTGCTCCAACGGGGACGACCTCATGCTCCATCTGCGGACTCACCCCAACACCCTGTACAAGTGTCGAGAGTGCGGACGCTCTTTCTCTGGCCGTGGCTCCCTCAACAAGCATATCCGCACTCACACCGGGGAGACCCCATTCGCCTGTCCCGTCTGCGGTCGCAGCTTCTCGGAGAGCGGCAACCTCACCAAGCACATCCGCACCCACACGGGCGAGACTCCATACAAGTGCAATCTGTGCGGTCGAAGTTTCTCCGAGAGCGGCTCTCTCAGCCGCCACCTGCGAACGCACAGCGGAGAGACGCCGCACAAGTGCGAGGAGTGCGGACGCAGCTTCTCGGAGCGTAGTTCTCTCAGCAGACACTTGAGGACGCACCGAGGAGAAACTCCCTACGAGTGTGCCGCCTGTTCAAGGAGTTTCTCTCACGGTGACAACTTGACCAGGCATCTGAGGACGCACACGGGACGCGAACCCTCGTACAAGTGCGGCGAGTGCGGACTCTGTTTCTCCGAGTGTGTCGGCCTGACCAAGCACCTGAGGCTACACACTGCCGAAACTCCTTACAAATGTCAGATGTGCGGGAAAACTTTCTCGGTGAGAAGTAGCCTCATCATGCATTTGAAGAACCACAGTGGTCAGTTTGTGTTCAAGAGAGACGAACAGGGGAGAGTGGTCAGTAACTAA